Proteins found in one Haloferax litoreum genomic segment:
- a CDS encoding long-chain-fatty-acid--CoA ligase, with translation MDKPLLVTEFLDRARRYYGDEEAVVATTGERFSYAELGERVDGFSAALQSRGIEKGDRVAVLDPNTHYHLEAAYGTMQLGGVHMPLNYRLVPADFEYMLNDAEVKAIYADYAFAEKIEEIRDDVPTEIFVTNDPDKVDGDWLDFDDIVAESTEYERPEMAEDEIITINYTSGTTGDPKGVCRTHRAETIHAYLISMHQDISDGDVYLWTLPMFHVNGWGHIYAITGHGAKHICTRGVEAEAVLDAIRTENVSYLCAAPTVLNILMKHYRDEGGVETTGANPVRAATAGAAPPEATIRTVEDEFGWHLMHVYGATETGPLITTSDAERFLEGDGDRFAVKKKQGIGYLGTDVRVVDEDGNDVPRDEQSIGEIVVAGNQVMDKYWNKPEETDEAFSARLEGYYHMGDLAVVDENGFISIQDRKKDIIISGGENISSIELEDTLFDHEHVADVAVIPIPSDEWGESPKAFVVPTGGDPDAPGVTAEDLIEFCRERIATYKLPKEIEFVAELPKTATGKIQKYELREREWEDEGRMVGEG, from the coding sequence ATGGATAAACCACTCCTGGTGACCGAGTTCCTCGACCGTGCACGCCGGTACTACGGGGACGAGGAAGCGGTCGTCGCGACGACAGGTGAACGGTTCTCCTACGCGGAACTCGGCGAACGGGTCGATGGGTTCAGTGCCGCGTTGCAGTCGCGTGGCATCGAGAAGGGTGACCGCGTCGCCGTCCTCGACCCGAACACGCACTATCACCTCGAAGCGGCCTACGGGACGATGCAACTCGGTGGTGTCCACATGCCACTGAACTATCGACTCGTCCCGGCCGACTTCGAGTACATGCTCAACGACGCCGAGGTGAAAGCCATCTACGCGGACTACGCGTTCGCAGAGAAGATAGAGGAGATACGCGACGACGTCCCGACAGAGATATTCGTCACCAACGACCCCGACAAGGTCGACGGCGATTGGTTGGACTTCGACGACATCGTCGCCGAGTCCACCGAGTACGAGCGTCCCGAGATGGCCGAAGACGAGATTATCACCATCAACTACACCTCGGGAACGACGGGCGACCCGAAGGGCGTCTGTCGGACACACAGGGCGGAGACGATTCACGCCTACCTCATCTCGATGCATCAGGACATCTCGGACGGCGACGTCTACCTGTGGACGCTCCCGATGTTCCACGTCAACGGGTGGGGCCACATCTACGCCATCACCGGCCACGGCGCGAAGCACATCTGTACCCGCGGTGTCGAGGCTGAGGCCGTGTTAGACGCCATCCGCACGGAGAACGTCTCGTACCTGTGTGCCGCGCCGACGGTGCTGAACATCCTGATGAAACACTACCGCGACGAAGGCGGCGTCGAGACGACAGGGGCGAACCCGGTTCGCGCTGCTACGGCGGGTGCTGCACCGCCGGAAGCGACGATTCGGACGGTCGAAGACGAATTCGGGTGGCACCTGATGCACGTCTACGGTGCGACGGAGACGGGACCACTCATCACCACGTCGGACGCGGAGCGATTCTTGGAGGGCGATGGTGACCGGTTCGCCGTCAAGAAGAAGCAAGGAATCGGCTACCTCGGCACCGACGTTCGCGTCGTCGACGAAGACGGAAACGACGTACCACGAGACGAACAGAGCATCGGTGAAATCGTCGTCGCGGGCAACCAGGTGATGGACAAATACTGGAACAAGCCCGAAGAGACCGACGAGGCGTTCTCGGCCCGACTAGAGGGCTACTACCACATGGGTGACCTCGCCGTCGTGGACGAGAATGGGTTCATCAGCATCCAGGACCGCAAGAAGGATATCATCATCTCCGGTGGAGAGAACATCTCCAGTATCGAACTGGAGGACACACTGTTTGACCACGAACACGTGGCCGACGTGGCCGTCATCCCGATTCCGTCCGACGAGTGGGGCGAGTCGCCGAAGGCGTTCGTCGTCCCGACAGGTGGCGACCCAGATGCACCGGGAGTGACAGCAGAAGACCTCATCGAGTTCTGTCGAGAGCGGATTGCGACGTACAAACTCCCCAAGGAAATCGAGTTCGTCGCCGAACTACCGAAGACGGCGACTGGAAAGATTCAGAAGTACGAACTGCGCGAACGCGAGTGGGAAGACGAAGGGCGGATGGTCGGAGAAGGATAA
- a CDS encoding ABC transporter ATP-binding protein translates to MSEGDTDVRDASEEPTGRPANDPTDEAAGKGDHRAIDATGLSHAFGDIRVLDDVSLSVGTGEIVALVGPNGSGKSTLLRFLANVRAPDEGAIRVGTDGHTRVGYLPQQPIFRSGFTAADTLQFYAQFVDGDVDVSKILDRVGLAHAGNRRVEALSGGMARLLGLGRALIGDPAVLILDEPASGLDPGMVERLFDIVSSLADTGTAIILSSHNLGPVERTADRVVVLDDGSFVADGTPRELIESAGTTDLQTAFGTLVSTDGVDGR, encoded by the coding sequence ATGTCTGAAGGAGACACCGACGTACGAGACGCGAGCGAGGAACCGACCGGCAGGCCAGCCAACGACCCGACCGACGAAGCGGCCGGGAAGGGGGACCACCGAGCAATCGACGCGACGGGACTCTCACACGCGTTCGGCGACATTCGTGTGCTGGACGACGTGTCACTGTCGGTCGGGACCGGCGAAATCGTCGCTCTCGTCGGCCCGAACGGGTCGGGCAAGTCCACGCTCCTCCGGTTTCTGGCGAACGTCCGCGCACCCGACGAGGGGGCGATTCGGGTCGGGACCGATGGACACACTCGCGTCGGGTACTTACCGCAACAACCGATATTCCGGTCTGGATTCACCGCCGCCGATACACTCCAGTTCTACGCGCAGTTCGTCGACGGCGACGTGGACGTTTCGAAGATTCTCGACCGGGTCGGCCTCGCTCACGCGGGGAACCGGCGTGTCGAAGCACTCTCCGGTGGGATGGCCCGTCTCCTCGGCCTCGGGAGAGCGCTCATCGGTGACCCGGCCGTCCTTATCCTCGACGAACCCGCGTCGGGTCTCGACCCCGGCATGGTCGAACGACTGTTCGACATCGTCTCCAGTCTGGCCGACACCGGGACGGCAATCATCCTCTCGTCGCACAACCTCGGGCCGGTCGAACGGACCGCCGACCGTGTCGTCGTCCTCGACGACGGGTCGTTCGTCGCCGACGGAACACCACGCGAGTTAATCGAATCTGCCGGAACCACCGACCTCCAGACGGCCTTCGGAACACTCGTCTCGACCGACGGGGTGGATGGCCGATGA
- the acs gene encoding acetate--CoA ligase yields MVDGDGDGELEARLVEQEEFEPSEEFVAQANVSDPAVYDEFEENWPACWEQAAEMLDWDDDYDEVLDDSNPPFYKWFTGGKLNVSYNCVDRHVENGDKNRVAIKWEGEHGDTRTYTYQDLYREVNEFAAALRDLGVEEDDVVTLYMPMVPELPIAMLACARIGAPHSVVFAGFSADALATRMNSADSRYLVTCDGYYRRGDALDHLDKANEGLDGVDHGVDATVVVDRLGDDGFGHDLKGNQHDWDDLMDDHAGERVDPVERDAEDMLFLMYTSGTTGQPKGVKHTTGGYLAYAAWTSHAVLDIEKEDTYWCSADIGWITGHSYIVYGPLALGTTTVMYEGTPDFPRRDRLWDIIEKYSVDIFYTAPTAIRAFMKWGSQFPEEHDLSSLRLLGTVGEPINPRAWKWYYKHIGNEECPVVDTWWQTETGGMMITTLPGVKKMKPGSAGPPLPGIDAQIVDTKGEQVDAGRAGYLTVNKPWPGMLRTLYKNDERFVQEYWQEYSDTDSDDPDDWVYFPEDGAKIDADDYITILGRVDDVINVSGHRLGTMEIESAIVGVPGVAEAAVVGGNHEVKGEAVYAYVITEEGQEEDDEMRGRIVEGVEDAIGPIARPEAVIFTPELPKTRSGKIMRRLLEEIANGDELGDTTTLRNPEIVEEIQRKVQVD; encoded by the coding sequence ATGGTAGACGGTGACGGAGACGGTGAACTCGAGGCACGGCTGGTAGAACAGGAGGAGTTCGAACCCTCCGAGGAGTTCGTCGCACAGGCGAACGTCTCTGACCCGGCTGTCTACGACGAGTTCGAAGAGAACTGGCCGGCGTGCTGGGAGCAGGCCGCCGAAATGCTGGATTGGGACGACGACTACGACGAGGTGCTCGACGACTCGAACCCACCGTTCTACAAGTGGTTCACCGGTGGGAAGTTGAACGTCTCGTACAACTGCGTCGACCGCCACGTCGAAAACGGCGACAAGAACCGCGTCGCCATCAAGTGGGAGGGTGAGCACGGAGACACACGAACGTACACGTATCAGGACCTGTATCGAGAGGTCAACGAGTTCGCTGCGGCGCTTCGGGACCTCGGCGTGGAAGAAGACGACGTCGTCACGCTCTACATGCCGATGGTACCGGAACTCCCCATCGCCATGCTGGCGTGTGCCCGTATCGGCGCACCACACTCGGTCGTCTTCGCAGGGTTCTCCGCAGATGCACTCGCGACGCGTATGAACTCGGCAGACTCCCGTTACCTCGTCACGTGTGACGGGTACTACCGCCGCGGCGACGCACTGGACCACCTCGACAAGGCCAACGAAGGCCTCGACGGTGTCGACCACGGCGTCGACGCCACAGTTGTCGTCGACCGACTGGGTGACGACGGGTTCGGACACGACCTGAAGGGTAACCAGCACGACTGGGACGACCTGATGGACGACCACGCGGGCGAACGCGTGGACCCCGTCGAGCGAGACGCCGAAGACATGCTCTTCTTGATGTACACGTCGGGCACGACGGGACAACCGAAGGGCGTGAAACACACCACCGGTGGCTACCTCGCGTACGCGGCGTGGACCTCACACGCGGTCCTCGACATCGAGAAAGAAGACACCTACTGGTGTTCGGCCGACATCGGCTGGATTACCGGCCACTCGTACATCGTCTACGGCCCGCTAGCACTCGGGACCACCACGGTGATGTACGAAGGCACGCCGGACTTCCCGCGGCGTGACCGCCTGTGGGACATCATCGAGAAGTACTCGGTGGACATCTTCTACACGGCACCCACGGCGATTCGCGCGTTCATGAAGTGGGGAAGCCAGTTCCCCGAGGAACACGACCTGTCGAGTCTGCGCTTGCTCGGGACGGTCGGCGAACCCATCAACCCGCGTGCGTGGAAGTGGTACTACAAACACATCGGCAACGAGGAGTGCCCCGTGGTCGACACGTGGTGGCAGACCGAGACGGGCGGCATGATGATTACGACACTCCCGGGTGTCAAGAAGATGAAACCGGGGTCCGCCGGACCACCGCTCCCGGGTATCGACGCGCAAATCGTCGACACGAAAGGCGAACAGGTCGACGCCGGTCGAGCGGGCTACCTCACGGTCAACAAACCGTGGCCAGGGATGCTTCGCACGCTCTACAAGAACGACGAGCGTTTCGTCCAGGAGTACTGGCAAGAGTACTCTGACACCGACAGCGACGACCCGGACGACTGGGTCTACTTCCCCGAAGACGGCGCGAAGATAGACGCAGACGACTACATCACCATCCTCGGCCGTGTCGACGACGTCATCAACGTCTCGGGCCACCGCCTCGGCACGATGGAAATCGAGTCCGCTATCGTAGGCGTCCCCGGTGTCGCCGAAGCGGCAGTCGTCGGTGGCAACCACGAGGTGAAAGGCGAGGCAGTCTACGCCTACGTCATCACCGAAGAAGGGCAGGAAGAAGACGACGAGATGCGTGGCCGCATCGTCGAAGGCGTCGAAGACGCCATCGGTCCCATCGCACGACCGGAAGCGGTCATCTTCACGCCCGAACTCCCGAAGACGCGGTCCGGGAAAATCATGCGCCGCCTGCTCGAAGAGATTGCGAACGGCGACGAACTCGGCGACACGACGACGCTTCGAAACCCCGAAATCGTCGAAGAGATTCAGCGGAAGGTCCAGGTCGACTAA
- a CDS encoding FAD-dependent oxidoreductase, whose amino-acid sequence MDATVTVDAVRDVGPGTVAIEFETPADFEAEPGQFVKLSADIDGESYARFYTLSSPGVTDTFEVTVGIDPEEGGPFSRHLESLAAGDTIDLSGPFGNSYYDGEARVVVLAGGPGVGPAVGIAEAAIADGNEAAVVYLDDAPAHEGRLDALSDDGASVVVTDDDSVLADAVADALSDEADEQVFVYGFADFVEAATDAIEAAGGDADAAKVENFG is encoded by the coding sequence ATGGACGCAACCGTCACCGTCGACGCGGTCCGTGACGTTGGACCCGGAACGGTCGCCATCGAGTTCGAGACGCCAGCGGACTTCGAGGCAGAACCCGGTCAGTTCGTCAAACTCTCCGCCGACATCGACGGCGAGTCGTACGCTCGATTCTACACTCTCTCGTCGCCCGGTGTCACGGACACGTTCGAAGTGACCGTCGGCATCGACCCCGAAGAGGGCGGCCCGTTCAGCCGCCACCTCGAATCGCTCGCCGCGGGCGACACCATCGACCTCTCCGGTCCGTTCGGGAATAGCTACTACGACGGCGAGGCCCGCGTCGTCGTCCTCGCCGGTGGGCCGGGCGTCGGTCCCGCAGTCGGCATCGCCGAGGCCGCAATCGCCGACGGTAACGAAGCCGCAGTCGTCTATCTTGACGACGCCCCCGCGCACGAAGGCCGACTGGACGCACTCAGCGACGACGGCGCGAGCGTCGTCGTCACCGACGACGATAGTGTCCTCGCGGATGCCGTGGCAGATGCCCTTTCGGACGAAGCCGACGAACAGGTGTTCGTCTACGGATTCGCCGACTTCGTCGAAGCAGCGACCGACGCAATCGAGGCGGCCGGCGGCGACGCCGACGCTGCGAAGGTCGAGAACTTCGGCTGA
- a CDS encoding Tat pathway signal protein, which translates to MIDMTKDTFSTSRRSILRLGVLSAAGIGIGIPAVSGSAAATVCPKTPGYWANRAPDSEWEPLFDGSETYNMRGVTKDLEGWREFLLAPTKGDKAHIMAKHRLATLLNLRNRPGDDQTCSDANIRGTDYTIQTVKNNAGAWLDATDWANYGETNYKKQRSWTVDGMDGETIKDTLDAFNNDPSSLGLYCPCDD; encoded by the coding sequence CTGATAGACATGACGAAAGACACATTTTCGACCTCACGACGCTCGATTCTGAGACTTGGTGTACTGTCCGCGGCCGGCATCGGCATCGGTATCCCCGCTGTCTCTGGGTCTGCGGCAGCGACTGTCTGCCCGAAGACACCCGGCTACTGGGCGAACCGAGCGCCTGACAGCGAGTGGGAACCGCTCTTCGACGGCTCCGAGACATACAACATGCGCGGCGTCACGAAGGACCTCGAGGGATGGCGTGAGTTCCTCCTGGCACCGACCAAAGGCGACAAAGCGCACATCATGGCGAAACACCGCCTCGCGACGCTTCTCAACCTTCGGAACCGTCCAGGAGACGACCAGACCTGTTCAGACGCGAACATTCGAGGGACAGACTATACCATCCAGACGGTGAAGAATAACGCCGGAGCGTGGCTCGACGCCACCGACTGGGCAAACTACGGCGAAACTAACTACAAAAAACAACGGAGCTGGACCGTCGACGGGATGGACGGCGAAACAATCAAAGACACTCTCGACGCGTTCAACAACGACCCGAGTTCACTCGGGCTCTACTGCCCCTGCGACGACTAA
- a CDS encoding ABC transporter permease produces MTDVSDLFSIAARELRTVVRTPAVVALAVVFGLTVVAVAAAGSGSRGGYVPLVLDLLPFVEALVPLLAFALCYRAVLTDRQTGELDVLRTFDVSRRAYIGGVYLGRSLALVTVVFGSLLVAAATVPVLSPPKPTFLALNAAADSPVAFVRFAVLAVVFALATAAVALAISAAARTTRQAIALAVGLLVAFVVGVDAAAIAGLASETIGIDAVPFVLAVSPNGAFRSLVFGVAVETGSAATPLVALLGLGGWVVGALVVAVVTAWRPVE; encoded by the coding sequence ATGACCGACGTGAGCGACCTCTTCTCGATTGCGGCCCGCGAACTCCGAACCGTCGTTCGGACGCCCGCCGTCGTCGCACTCGCCGTCGTGTTCGGTCTCACTGTCGTCGCCGTCGCCGCCGCTGGGTCCGGGTCGCGCGGTGGATACGTTCCGCTCGTCCTCGACTTGCTTCCGTTCGTGGAGGCACTGGTTCCGCTCCTCGCGTTCGCGCTCTGCTATCGCGCCGTCCTCACAGACCGACAGACGGGCGAGTTAGACGTTCTTCGGACGTTCGACGTGTCCCGACGCGCGTACATCGGCGGGGTCTACCTCGGCCGGAGTCTCGCCCTCGTCACCGTCGTCTTCGGGTCACTCCTCGTCGCGGCAGCGACCGTCCCGGTGTTGTCGCCGCCCAAACCGACGTTCCTCGCGCTGAACGCGGCGGCCGACTCGCCAGTCGCGTTCGTCCGGTTCGCCGTCCTCGCAGTCGTGTTCGCACTGGCGACGGCGGCAGTTGCACTCGCTATCTCCGCCGCCGCGCGCACGACCAGACAGGCAATCGCCCTCGCCGTCGGGTTACTCGTCGCCTTCGTGGTCGGTGTCGATGCCGCAGCAATCGCCGGACTCGCCTCGGAGACCATTGGTATCGACGCGGTTCCGTTCGTCCTCGCGGTGAGTCCAAACGGGGCGTTCCGCTCGCTCGTCTTCGGCGTCGCCGTCGAGACAGGGAGCGCTGCGACACCGCTCGTGGCACTCCTCGGACTCGGCGGGTGGGTCGTTGGCGCACTCGTCGTCGCCGTCGTGACGGCGTGGCGTCCGGTAGAATAG
- a CDS encoding acyl-CoA mutase large subunit family protein: protein MYDDEDLASIREARDEWESETRDPFLEKGGERKDRFATVSNHEVDDLYTPADVADLDYEDDLGFPGEAPYTRGVYPTMFRGRTWTMRQFAGFGTAQETNERFHYLIENGQTGLSTAFDMPSLMGKDSDDPLSDGEVGKEGVAVDTLRDMEILFDGIDIGEVTTSFTINPSAPVVFAMYVALADNRGVPRDQIGGTFQNDMLKEFIAQKEWVIPPEPSLKLVTDTVEFAAQETPRIRPISVSGYHIREAGSTAIQELAFTLADGFAYVEDAVDRGLEVDDFAPQLSFFFNSHNSIFEEVAKFRAARRIYHHVMSEWYDAEAESSKQLKFHTQTAGQSLTAQQPLNNIVRVTIQALAGVLGGTQSLHTNSFDEALALPSEEAVTVALRTQQIIAEESGAADVIDPLGGSFMIEKLTDEIEAEAMAYIEEIREMGDGSVRDGVLAGIDEGYYHKEIGEASYEYQSRVEDGEEIVVGVNKYATDDDTRPDLLHVEDAVQDRQLERLADVKDERDDEAVEAALDELRETVQNGENVMPVLVDAVKAYVTMGEIMDVFAEEWGTYRETIGVM, encoded by the coding sequence ATGTACGACGACGAGGACCTGGCGTCTATTCGTGAGGCCCGCGACGAGTGGGAATCGGAGACCCGCGACCCCTTCCTCGAGAAAGGAGGCGAGCGGAAAGACCGGTTCGCCACCGTCTCGAACCACGAAGTCGACGACCTCTACACGCCGGCGGACGTTGCCGACCTCGATTACGAAGACGACCTCGGGTTCCCGGGCGAAGCACCGTACACGCGCGGGGTGTATCCAACGATGTTCCGTGGCCGGACGTGGACGATGCGCCAGTTCGCCGGGTTCGGAACCGCACAGGAGACGAACGAGCGCTTCCACTACCTCATCGAGAACGGGCAGACCGGGCTTTCGACGGCCTTCGACATGCCGTCACTCATGGGAAAGGACTCCGACGACCCGCTTTCGGACGGCGAAGTCGGGAAAGAGGGTGTGGCCGTGGACACGCTCCGCGACATGGAGATTCTCTTCGACGGTATCGACATCGGCGAGGTCACCACGTCGTTCACCATCAACCCGTCTGCACCCGTCGTCTTCGCGATGTACGTCGCGCTTGCGGACAACCGCGGCGTCCCTCGCGACCAGATTGGTGGGACCTTCCAGAACGACATGCTGAAGGAGTTCATCGCACAGAAAGAGTGGGTCATCCCGCCGGAACCCTCGCTCAAACTCGTCACCGACACCGTCGAGTTCGCCGCCCAAGAGACGCCGCGTATCCGCCCCATCTCGGTCTCTGGGTACCACATTCGTGAAGCGGGGTCGACGGCGATTCAGGAACTCGCCTTTACCCTCGCCGACGGGTTCGCCTACGTCGAAGACGCCGTCGACCGTGGCCTCGAAGTCGACGACTTCGCCCCGCAACTCTCGTTCTTCTTCAACTCGCACAACTCCATCTTCGAGGAGGTGGCGAAGTTCCGCGCCGCCCGCCGTATCTACCACCACGTGATGTCAGAGTGGTACGACGCCGAAGCGGAGTCGTCGAAGCAACTGAAGTTCCACACGCAGACTGCCGGCCAGTCGCTGACGGCCCAACAACCGCTCAACAACATCGTGCGCGTCACGATTCAAGCACTCGCCGGGGTTCTCGGCGGAACCCAGTCGCTCCACACGAACAGTTTCGACGAAGCGCTGGCACTCCCGTCCGAGGAGGCGGTCACCGTCGCACTCCGCACCCAGCAGATTATCGCCGAAGAGTCCGGTGCGGCCGACGTCATCGACCCACTCGGTGGGAGTTTCATGATAGAGAAACTCACCGACGAAATCGAAGCCGAGGCGATGGCCTACATCGAAGAGATTCGCGAGATGGGTGACGGGTCTGTCCGCGATGGCGTCCTCGCCGGCATCGACGAAGGCTACTACCACAAGGAGATTGGCGAGGCCTCTTACGAGTACCAGTCGCGCGTCGAAGACGGCGAAGAAATCGTCGTCGGCGTCAACAAGTACGCCACCGACGACGACACGCGCCCGGACCTCCTCCACGTCGAAGACGCGGTACAGGACCGACAACTCGAACGTCTCGCCGACGTCAAAGACGAACGCGACGACGAGGCAGTCGAAGCGGCCCTCGACGAACTGCGCGAGACGGTCCAGAACGGAGAGAACGTCATGCCAGTCCTCGTCGACGCCGTCAAAGCGTACGTCACGATGGGTGAAATCATGGACGTGTTCGCCGAGGAGTGGGGCACCTACCGAGAGACCATCGGCGTGATGTAA
- a CDS encoding NosD domain-containing protein, whose translation MALVTPSVTKWVAGTAALVLVLASVSFVVPAAGSVSPVPFDDTVKTGGTAVDTRLSEVEGFEVPVAQVHFSRYRYVIGYYDVQTAAADVATPESTRQFGDPLAVFVSDYARVTPLVDDDGYLRTQYNRHPGWVEASEASFVVDSGARVPSGPLVVPFSDADAARSFADEYGGEVVDWQTLRDRSGSPLSARLAAFDASVADHHDWATQTVAASDSLFDRPVSTVVGEDAPTIEAAVESAPEDTAVYVPAGTYSVETVDLNRSITLVGAGPETRLVGDGNGTVVHVRANRAAVSNLSISGVGDVGTRRIRATNESVDWDTRVQLAYGRGDAGIVLDGANESAIRGVHIDTPASGIIVRESADSVLANLSVHGSETASDGFMGAVLIGERSVVENSTFRDGRDGIYTHRADGSVVRNNRMEDGRYGVHEMYTSNMLVADNVVRESRVGIIIMTRPVGNLVVGNDVRDSDFGFIPAGSDTYVADNVFANNEYGIDVSGDRQVYTRNVVVGNEIGVRGSSTFPTNVVVHNDIVDNDVQVESALGPMRTWTSEGEGNYWGDLPLEDADGDGAYDRAFQPSGPVDAELGRHPAALVLSRSPVMDALRSARDEVAGLRGSGVVDAAPRTEPVQPDVLGALTHAGSPSSQNTTEGADV comes from the coding sequence ATGGCGCTCGTAACCCCGTCCGTCACGAAGTGGGTCGCCGGCACCGCGGCCCTCGTACTCGTTCTCGCAAGCGTCTCGTTCGTCGTTCCCGCCGCCGGGTCCGTCTCTCCTGTCCCCTTCGACGACACGGTGAAGACCGGCGGCACCGCCGTCGACACCCGACTCTCCGAAGTCGAAGGCTTCGAAGTCCCCGTCGCGCAGGTTCACTTCTCGCGGTACCGATACGTCATCGGGTACTACGACGTCCAGACGGCGGCGGCGGACGTGGCCACGCCGGAGAGCACCCGGCAGTTCGGCGACCCACTCGCCGTGTTCGTCTCCGACTACGCACGAGTGACGCCACTCGTCGACGACGACGGCTACCTCAGAACCCAGTACAACCGCCACCCCGGATGGGTCGAAGCGTCGGAGGCGTCCTTCGTGGTCGACTCCGGTGCGCGCGTTCCCTCCGGTCCTCTCGTCGTCCCGTTCTCCGATGCCGACGCCGCCCGGTCGTTCGCCGACGAGTACGGCGGGGAAGTCGTCGATTGGCAGACGCTCAGAGACCGGTCGGGGAGTCCGCTCTCCGCACGACTCGCCGCGTTCGATGCGTCCGTGGCCGACCACCACGACTGGGCGACACAGACCGTCGCTGCAAGTGATTCGCTCTTCGACCGGCCCGTCTCGACAGTCGTCGGCGAGGACGCACCGACCATCGAGGCGGCAGTCGAATCCGCGCCCGAGGATACCGCTGTCTACGTCCCTGCTGGGACCTACTCGGTCGAGACGGTCGACCTCAATCGCTCGATTACCCTCGTCGGGGCGGGACCAGAGACGCGACTCGTCGGCGACGGCAACGGAACCGTCGTTCACGTCCGCGCCAACCGGGCCGCCGTCTCGAACCTGTCAATCTCGGGGGTCGGCGACGTCGGCACCCGTCGCATTCGGGCGACCAACGAATCCGTCGATTGGGACACGCGCGTCCAACTCGCCTACGGACGCGGCGACGCCGGTATCGTCCTCGACGGCGCGAACGAGTCAGCAATCCGTGGCGTCCACATCGACACGCCCGCAAGCGGTATTATCGTCCGCGAGAGCGCCGACAGCGTCCTCGCCAACCTCTCGGTGCATGGTTCGGAAACAGCCTCAGACGGGTTCATGGGTGCCGTCCTCATCGGTGAACGCTCAGTCGTGGAGAACTCGACGTTCCGCGACGGCCGCGACGGCATCTACACCCACCGCGCCGACGGGAGCGTCGTCAGGAACAACCGCATGGAAGACGGCCGGTACGGCGTCCACGAGATGTACACCTCGAACATGCTCGTCGCCGACAACGTCGTCCGCGAGAGTCGAGTCGGGATTATCATCATGACTCGTCCCGTCGGCAACCTCGTGGTTGGAAACGACGTGCGCGACTCCGACTTCGGGTTCATCCCCGCCGGGAGTGATACCTACGTCGCAGACAACGTGTTCGCAAACAACGAGTACGGCATCGACGTGAGTGGTGACCGGCAGGTGTACACGCGAAACGTCGTCGTCGGCAACGAGATTGGCGTCCGCGGGAGTTCGACGTTCCCGACGAACGTCGTCGTCCACAACGACATCGTCGACAACGACGTGCAGGTCGAATCGGCCCTCGGCCCCATGCGGACGTGGACCAGCGAAGGCGAAGGGAACTACTGGGGTGACCTGCCACTGGAAGACGCCGACGGCGACGGCGCGTACGACCGGGCGTTCCAACCGTCCGGCCCCGTGGACGCCGAACTCGGCAGACACCCGGCGGCACTCGTCCTCTCACGGTCACCCGTGATGGACGCGCTTCGCAGCGCACGTGACGAAGTCGCCGGCCTCCGTGGGTCCGGCGTCGTCGATGCGGCACCGCGGACCGAACCAGTCCAACCAGACGTGTTGGGTGCGCTGACCCACGCTGGGTCGCCATCCAGTCAGAATACGACCGAGGGAGCAGATGTCTGA